TTTGCTACAAAATCATCGTGAACAGGGTATTTTACGACACGATATAAACGACGTAGCAGTTTTTATATTGTCGTATCACTCAGCCACAGCTCCGACAGCAAGAGTTAAATACTGGTTCAACTCTAGAGAAGGGGTAATTACCTGAGATATTCTGTTACAGGTAACTTGGTTTTTAATCAAATGTCCATCGCACGTTTGAGGTTTCATGTTGCCGTGGCAACAGGATTGGCCTCTGAACTTTCCTGCAGCGCCACCTTCAGGATGAACCCCTCATGTTTCAGTTGGTTCAGGTCAGTAAATGTCCCAGTCCAGTAAATCCTACATTCcttcacagtgacagtggtgGTGGGGCGAGGGGGGGGTCGGCGTCACCTCACAGGAATctgtctgcccccccccccccccaaactgTGTCGGAGCCAGGAAGAGTCTCACTGTTTAGACtattacaacacacacacacacaatgagaggtggggtgtgtgtgtctgtgttttatcaacTACATCACAACTAAAACACTCAAACTGACACAGACTGGACGGcgacagtgtgtgtggtgtgtgtgtgtgtgtgtgtgtgtgtgtgtgtgttccagtgtTTATATAAGACAGTCAGGATGTGAGGTTGTGTGTGCGTCATGACTTCACTGCAGGAGTAAATTCACTGAACATGAGTGTGAGTTGCTTTCTAATGTTTCTGTGAGCTGCAGCCAGAGCATGATGGGAACTGAAGTCCTTCCAATCTGCTTCCTTATGTCGAGCTGAAAGTAGGTGAGGACTGACGCAGGCTCGGCTGCATGTCAAGTGTTAGCAACAATAGTATGTTAGCAATTGGAGGCTAAAACCAACGACAACCAACAGCAGGGGAAACACATGAAGCTAACAATTTCCTTTGTGCTaggctaggctaacagtttccccgTTTGAGGTGTTGTGTTAAGCTAGGCTAAGAGTTTCCCCCTATTTCCAGTCCTTGCGtcaagctaggctaacagtttacTCATGCTTCCAGTCTTTGCTTTAAactaggctaacagtttcctcGTTTACAGCCTTTGTGCTATGCTAGGCTAACTACTTATGCTTCCAGCCTTTATGTTACGATAGGCTAACAATTtcccctgtttcctgtccctgtgttaagctaggctaacagttttCCCCTGTGTCCACTAAACTAAGCTACCAGTTTACTTATGCTTCCAGTCTTTCCGTTAAGCTAGGCTCACACATTCCCCATGCATCCACTCTTcgtgctaagctaggctaaatgAACGAGGACTGACATGATATGATCTGATGTGCTGATGTTTGAACTGACCAttcacagcaggcagcagcagcaggacgcACAGACAAACTGTGAACGCTGACAGAGCTCCACGTACGGCGGCCATGTTGGATCCACCTGACAGGTTTGACTCTCTGTAGACgtcacacaaacagtgaaacgCAGGCAAACAGCATCACTGATCCTGGGTCAGATGATCCTGAAGGAGCTGGACACAAAGCATGTCCTCCTctgaaagaacacacacacatggaaaacCACTGTCACGTGATGTATTCGTTTTAAATGTGTACCGTGCCCGGGCCCGGTTGAACAGGTGGGTTCTGTTACTTTCATGAGCTGATAAATTTAATCTGATCTAgatattaaatgtttaataatctCATAATATTCATGTTAGACAAAGAGCCCGAAGGACTCACCCTCATATTTCTATAATATTCCTATAACTGTAACAGTTCTTTATCACACTGgctttgtttcatatttaacCTCACCCTCTGATATCTTTAGAATTAATCTCAAATGTTACTACAATCAAAATACTGCTGTCATGATAATGGACTTATGATATAATATCTATGTTCCTGTTCTCCTATCAGACAAAGTGGCGTCATAATTAATTTGAGGATATATTTATGCCATATAGTAATCACTCTATCAGGCTGTAATTGATTACCAGTGAGTATGGAAACTTCATACAGACCTCAGAGTGTTTCAAACATATTGAGGTTAATTTTATTATATAACACCCCGAGTAAAGAAGCTATTGTAATAATACACTTCACTGTAACTCTGTGTTGTATAACAGTAATCATGTTTTCACCAGCAATAACCCATattatttctaaaatatttcTTTGGATGTTGGGACTTTTGGCATAGATTGATCTCGAAAATTCATCATTCaaatcattaaatattttcattcataaataaatcattttattatatttctacACACTAACCATCAATAAACAGTCTGCTACTTCTAATGTATTTCATCTGCTGTAAAACTCCTGTAATATGTCTGTGATATCTCCATTACATCTCTACAATATCAAGATGTCTACATAATTTATAATACCTATGCCAATGTCTATAAAATTGGTAATATTTCTATACATCTCTATACCTCTATAATATCTCTTTAATATTCCTAAATCTCTGTATTTATATAAGATTGCTGTAATATATCTATAATGTTCCAAAAATATATGTGTACTAAATTGTTGTACTAAATCTCTGTGTAATATTTCTATaatttctctatctctctgtaaTATCTCTATATGTTCCTGTATCTATGTAAAAATTACTGTGATATCTCTAGATCTCTAACTTTCTATAAATTTCTGTATCTAAATAAAATTGCAGTAATATCTATATAATATTGcttttcatttgtgtgtctatgtcAAATTGCTGTAAATATCTTTATAATATTTCTATAATATCTCTGTAACAATATAAATTCTTTATGTATTGTGTACTATAATATTTCTATACAtttctatctatatatatatctatatatttctatgtatatttatatactaTCATTATAAACTGTACAAACGCAACAGTATTTCATAATATTTCTATATATCTCTATAGCTAATATAATAATCCCACTGTATCTCTCAGCAGTTTCACCTCTATAGGACCTGACAGTGTCTGTGGTTCAGTAGTGACCTTCATGATCCATCTGTCCCTTTATTACCAACCTGTACATCACTGCATCACACCCTCCACACCTgcatcataataataatataataatagaatagaatagaatagaatagaatagaatagaatacagtgtgtgtgctgcggTGTCAGGGCTCCTGACAGAGATCACCTGTCTTCTGTCTGCAGGTACATTGAACAGCATCGTTATTAGAGCTGAGGCTGGAAGGGagtggcagacacacacacgcgcgcgcgcacacacacacacacgcacacacacacacacacacacgcacatatacaccGGCCAGTCTCCCGGTAACGTGTGTGTAATAAGATGGGTTCATACCGGTGAGGAAGACTCCGCTCggctctgcaggaggagatgaagcccgtctgtctctgtctgttagTTCAGGTTCTTATTCTGGCCCAGGCTTGGTTCGGCTCAGTTCGACTCTGCTCGGTTCGGTCTGAGCCGGTCCGGATCCTCGTCTCCGGTGCTGATCCGGATCCAGCTGCGGGTTCGTTCAGCAGAATCAGAAAATGCGCAGAAATGAAGCTGCGCTCCGCTGCTCTGCGGCCACATCCAGACTGTCAAAGTAAAAGACACGAGCAGACACTGAGCTTCCGGACTGcactttgaaaataaaagccccAGCAGATATGTGACTGAAAAACACGGTCttaaatatcatcatcatcattattattattattattattatttctgctCTAGATCAAGGTTCAGGAAAACTAAATCATCTGTTTTTAACGCTCAGAGATTATGTcgtcacttcctgtcagccCTAAACTTGATGACGACACAGAATCTGACCACAAACCAGCACAACTGAACACTTTAGTCTTCCTGTTTATCCTGAATGattattctgtcttttttcttgttttgttccattttacattgttttttgtttttttatcacaTGATTGAAACTGTTACATTCATGCTGTTAACGATAATAGATTAAAATATTCACTCCAACGAAGGACATGAAGATGAGTTTTATCcaaagagaaaattaaagcaGCCTAAAAttaataagagagagagagagagagatggcatCAATTGTTACTAACGTATCTtgggaaaataaaatatataaactaTTTATCTGCTCTTTGTTTCACCTTATATTCATtcaccttttctgtttttattatttatcttttaataTAAATTGTTGCATCTCTTTGCAAGTGCATGTATATGTTTATTAAATATTCACCTAATTGTTTCCCCTTCATTATAATTTATTCTCATCGTGTTGTTGGTCAGTAAGTAGTATCAAAAactgctcttattttgaagtcaTCTGtcctccacttcctgtctcctGTCTGACCAACACGGACACAGGGAGACTTAAATGAATTTAAACCCTCAGTTGAACCTTTGAGCTGAAACCTTCCTCCTATTTGTTCTATCAGCCTGATCAGTAATCAGTCTGATCAATAATCAGCCTGATCAACAGATTCCTGAGGAGACAGACACTCATGTTTGTCTCATGACGCTTCAATCTGACATGATCACAGCCTGCAGTGACACCTGGTGGCCACAAGTCACCactgcagctccagtcagttCGTTTCCACAGCACCAAAGGACTTCAGAGATAATTCAGTTATAACGACGTCCAGTGATGATATTCAACAACATGGTCACATGaccagaacagaaaagaaacactggGAATAATTTCCACTTATTACTTATGTAATTTGAGTTAAAATTCTGTGAAAAACCAACCTGGAAATCCCACACTTATTTGCTCCTGTTGCTCCACTCAAACTAACCACAGTGAACTATTATACAGCAGAAAGTGAAGCTTGGAAAACAGCATGTAATTTTTCTCTGTAAGCTGAGTGTAGGAAAATGTCGCCACCTGGTGCCATAAAGTAAAAACTACAACTTTGAGACCAGGACTCCAGAGTGAGTCTAATAAAGTAGAATGTATGATTTTATGTCGTGATCAAAAACTTAAGTGTAACTGATTAGTTTTCACAGTGTATTGTGGACATATTATAGAAGCTGAGGTttgaactgtaaaataaaaacaataataatgattaaaacatcagtcaaaatgatcaaagaattataaattaaaaagaTGTAAAGGACACACAAAGGTTAAGAAATGTCCAGAATCAGTTCAGCTGGTTTCAGCTTCATCTTGTCATTAATATACAATTGTAAATCCCAtgtctcacagaaaaacataatcTTCATAATCAGTCCCACACATTTCCTTTGGTTAAATGAATCCTAGTTAAATAGTGGAAAGTAGGtgatatatgttttatatatgttGTTACAGCCTAAAGTTGCCAATAATTCCACAGCAAATGATCTAagatcagacacacacattggcTGCTGAAGCTAAATAAACTCTGGGAGACTTTAGCTCGTCTTCACGGCACCTTTCTGGTACTGGAGAAGTACACTCTGTTCACATCTGTCTGAGGATctgaaaggagagaggatgcaataataataatgtcaaatAATGCAATGCTCCatctggaaaaagagagaacatgACTTTCAGTTGAGCATCACATTTCATGGACTTTGGCATTGAGGGTAAAATGACACATGAAGAAGACTGAACCCTGACCTGTCAAACAGATGAAGTACAGATGCTCGTCACATGGAAGATCTGTCCACAGGGAGGGACTGCTGCTGTCCACTCCACCACAGGGACTGGTGTTCTGCCAGACGGATGATGTGTCCAGTCGGTTGTAGTTCATGAAATCACCAGACATCCAGAACCACTCCTCACCCATCAGGGACCTAACCAAGGGGAGGCCCTGAACTATTAGTGTCCATGTTCTGTGCACTCATCAGCCCAGCTAATATAATAAACTGCTAGCTTAGTGCTTGTCTTAAAACCATGTACAAATACAGTTTTAAGACATATTAAGTTAATTATTCAACTCAGGAAACCTCCAGCTTTATTAAAACGGACCTTGTTCTCTGACAGTACCTGCGCAGTCCCAGCCACAGGTGTTTGGTGAGGGGGAAGGAGACGTTACTCAGCACCTGCTCCAGCTCCATCTGTTCCTCCTGACTGCGGAGGCTCAGCAGGTCCCAGAAGAAGTCTCTGCAGAAGAACAGTGCATCCGACCAGCACAGCCTCTTCCCCACCACCATGATGTTCCTACCCAGCACCACCCCACTGAGTAAGGGTGAGACCAGCTCTGGaaaatgtcagagagaggaaagttgGTTAGGACATGATGCCACAGCAAAGACAGACCAACCtaacaacagacatttttctgtgacTTCTCTTTGCAAAGCTCTTCTATTTATGATTTCTGCTTCTGAAGTTAGCTCCACTATCTTCAGATTTACTACTAGTATCTAAAGTCATACACATTGTCATTCACTGGAAAATATCTCATAGGAAAAATGGCTGAATGTTGAATTTGGACAGCTGCATATCACAACCGTCTTACTGTACCTCCATATACTTCCACCTCACACAGAGTCAGAACTTTAGCTGCACCAGGGAGGTACACGTTAACAAACCgaccctccatccctccacacTGGAAGGTGG
The Lates calcarifer isolate ASB-BC8 unplaced genomic scaffold, TLL_Latcal_v3 _unitig_5266_quiver_761, whole genome shotgun sequence genome window above contains:
- the LOC108874244 gene encoding uncharacterized protein LOC108874244, translated to MMCNGAKQDASVLIHHAPRPERLTTRRCAVIPSIPAAQTATFQCGGMEGRFVNVYLPGAAKVLTLCEVEVYGELVSPLLSGVVLGRNIMVVGKRLCWSDALFFCRDFFWDLLSLRSQEEQMELEQVLSNVSFPLTKHLWLGLRRSLMGEEWFWMSGDFMNYNRLDTSSVWQNTSPCGGVDSSSPSLWTDLPCDEHLYFICLTDPQTDVNRVYFSSTRKVP